The Streptococcus sp. S5 genome contains a region encoding:
- the glgA gene encoding glycogen synthase GlgA has protein sequence MKLLFVAAEGAPFSKTGGLGDVIGALPKSLAKSGHDVRVILPYYDMVEAKFGDQIEDVLHFETKVGWRSQYVGVKRIVRDGVTFYFIDNQHYFFRGHVYGDFDDGERFAFFQLAALETMERVDFIPDVLHAHDYHTAMIPFLLKEKYRWIQAYHGIKTVLTIHNLEFQGQFDPGMLWDLFGVGFERYADGTLRWNDCLNWMKAGILYADRVTTVSPSYAQEIMTAEYGCGLDQILRMESGKVTGIVNGIDADLYNPETDPLLTHHFSLSDLSGKAASKRALQERVGLPVRDDVPLFGIVSRLTRQKGFDVVVEELHQLLQKDIQIVLLGTGDPGFENAFAWFGQAYPDKLSANITFDVQLAQEIYAASDVFLMPSRFEPCGLSQMMAMRYGTLPLVHEVGGLRDTVQPFNAVDGSGTGFSFNNLSGYWFNWAVDEALAVYYNDKQAWYGLQEQAMTRDFSWDTASQRYNDLYQSL, from the coding sequence ATGAAACTATTATTTGTTGCAGCTGAAGGAGCACCGTTTTCTAAAACAGGTGGTTTGGGAGACGTTATTGGCGCTCTTCCTAAATCCTTAGCGAAAAGTGGTCATGATGTGCGCGTGATCCTCCCTTACTATGATATGGTAGAGGCCAAGTTTGGAGATCAAATCGAAGATGTCTTGCATTTTGAGACCAAGGTTGGCTGGAGAAGTCAATATGTTGGTGTGAAACGCATTGTACGTGATGGAGTCACCTTTTACTTTATTGATAACCAACACTATTTCTTTAGAGGACATGTGTATGGTGACTTCGATGATGGCGAACGCTTTGCCTTCTTCCAGCTCGCGGCCTTAGAAACGATGGAACGAGTTGACTTCATTCCAGATGTTCTTCATGCCCATGATTACCATACAGCGATGATTCCTTTCTTGCTGAAGGAAAAATACCGTTGGATTCAAGCTTATCATGGAATTAAGACAGTATTGACCATCCATAATTTGGAATTCCAAGGTCAGTTTGACCCAGGAATGTTGTGGGACCTATTCGGAGTGGGATTTGAACGCTATGCAGATGGAACGCTTCGGTGGAATGATTGCCTGAACTGGATGAAAGCTGGTATTCTATATGCTGACCGTGTAACAACCGTTTCTCCTAGCTATGCGCAAGAGATTATGACTGCTGAATATGGTTGTGGCTTGGATCAGATCCTTCGGATGGAGTCTGGCAAGGTGACCGGTATTGTTAACGGGATTGATGCGGATCTGTATAATCCTGAAACGGATCCACTCTTGACTCATCACTTCAGTCTCTCAGATCTTTCAGGTAAAGCAGCTAGCAAACGAGCTCTTCAAGAACGTGTGGGTCTACCTGTTCGCGATGATGTTCCTTTGTTTGGGATCGTCTCTCGTTTGACACGTCAAAAAGGTTTTGATGTGGTGGTAGAAGAGTTGCATCAACTCTTGCAAAAGGATATTCAGATTGTCTTGCTCGGTACAGGAGATCCTGGATTTGAAAATGCCTTTGCTTGGTTTGGTCAAGCCTACCCAGATAAACTTTCAGCGAATATCACATTTGATGTCCAATTGGCTCAAGAAATCTATGCAGCATCAGATGTCTTCTTGATGCCAAGTCGCTTTGAACCGTGTGGCCTTTCTCAAATGATGGCCATGCGTTATGGAACCCTTCCTTTGGTGCATGAAGTCGGCGGACTTCGTGATACGGTTCAACCGTTTAATGCTGTTGATGGAAGTGGAACAGGCTTTAGCTTCAATAATTTGTCTGGCTATTGGTTTAACTGGGCAGTTGATGAAGCCTTGGCTGTCTACTACAATGATAAACAGGCTTGGTATGGTCTCCAAGAACAAGCTATGACGCGTGACTTCTCATGGGATACGGCTAGTCAACGATACAATGATTTGTACCAATCCTTATAA